A single window of Plasmodium reichenowi strain SY57 chromosome 14, whole genome shotgun sequence DNA harbors:
- a CDS encoding SNARE protein, putative — MNEQIDPFYEAKQEVDISVNKLQSLYNNWNNIPDKSSISAREKYNLIKEEIKYLNEDLNDLDNSVNIVKKNSYKFNISSQEIEERTQSLRIIRNLLNEITNNINNNVLSYNNNTNNDYNSVILKRQDNDLEELAESAERLHHAAITINTELKDQQKLLDELENEMDISNEKINFVTKKISHYLKTKNPKILSLICYLSLISLVLFFILIVS, encoded by the exons atgaatgaaCAAATTGATCCGTTTTATGAAGCAAAACA agAAGTTGATATTTCTGTAAATAAACTACAAAGCCTATATAATAATTGGAATAACATACCTGATAAAAGTTctat ATCTGCAAGAGAAAAATACAATTTgataaaagaagaaataaaatacttAAATGAAGATTTAAACGATTTAGATAATTCAGTTAAtatagtaaaaaaaaattcatataaatttaatataagTTCCCAAGAAATTGAGGAAAGAACACAATCATTGAGAATCATAAGAAATTTATTGAACGAGATAAcaaacaatataaataataat GTTTTaagttataataataatacaaataatgaCTACAACTCA gttatattaaaaagacAAGATAACGATTTAGAAGAATTGGCTGAATCAGCAGAGAGATTACACCATGCTGCAATTACAATAAATACCGAATTAAAGGATCAACAAAA GTTATTAGATGAACTGGAAAACGAAATGGACATTTCTA atgaaaaaattaacttcgtaacaaaaaaaatatctcATTACTTAAAAACAAAGA ATCCAAAAATCTTGTCCttaatatgttatttatCATTGATATCTTTGGTCTTATTCTTTATACTCATAGTTTcatga
- a CDS encoding DER1-like protein, producing MNFILYIAVIIIYLTNIYCKNVYNIKKLSGKNNYKYNKISNNVKGLSNMNRPYYKRKDYLNIRMNKKTIQNFHTPNQNIHYKKFKNFVNKSKNKNKLYYLYIPNNDTNSIKGKKNKQNNKVLEIYFQQKKLLAQYFNNLKSSFIYKLKNTKIITKLFLSSSLLILTLNVIGLKPEEIALHSKRVLRAFEFYRIYTSALFYGDISLYVLTNIYMLYVQSNQLENILGSSEMLSYYISQISILSIICSYIKKPFYSTALLKSLLFVNCMLNPYQKANLIFGININNMYLPYLSILIDIIHAQNLKASISGLLGVTSGSIYYLLNIYLYDKYNKKVFKIPKFLETYLDSYDTIEIIQ from the coding sequence atgaatttcattctttatatagccgtaattattatatacttaACCAACATATACTGcaaaaatgtatataacataaaaaaattaagtggaaagaataattataagTACAATAAAATATCGAACAATGTAAAAGGATTAAGTAATATGAATCGTCCATATTATAAAAGGAAagattatttaaatataagaatGAACAAGAAAACGATACAAAATTTCCATACACCCAATCAGAATATACACTATAAGAAATTTAAGAACTTTGTCAATAAAtctaaaaataagaataaattatattatttatatatacctaataatgatacaaattcaataaaaggaaagaaaaacaaacaaaataacaaagtattagaaatatattttcagcaaaaaaaattacttgcacaatattttaataatttgaaatcctcatttatatataaattaaaaaacacaaaaattataacgaaattatttttatcatcatcattattaatattaacatTAAATGTAATTGGTCTAAAACCTGAAGAAATTGCATTACATAGTAAAAGAGTTTTGAGAGCATTTGAATTTTATAGAATTTATACATCGGCTTTATTTTATGGAGATATTTCTCTATACGttttaacaaatatatatatgttatatgtACAAAGTAATCAATTAGAAAATATACTTGGATCATCTGAAATGCTATCCTATTATATATCACAGATTAGTATTTTATCtattatatgttcatatattaaaaaacCATTTTATTCAACAGCTTTATtaaaatcattattatttgttaatTGCATGCTTAATCCATATCAAAAAGCTAACTTAATCTTTGgaattaatattaataacatGTACTTGCCTTATCTGTCTATATTAATCGATATTATACATGCACAAAATTTAAAAGCATCTATATCCGGATTATTAGGAGTAACAAGTGGATCCATATATTATCTTCTCAATATTTActtatatgataaatataacaaaaaagTGTTCAAAATACCAAAATTTCTAGAAACCTATCTCGATTCTTATGATACCATCGaaataatacaataa
- a CDS encoding leucine-rich repeat protein, whose product MNETYNESRNDVDSSLRILSILKISSIIKDGDISNCKELILKNRNIEECEELYQMKNLQKIDLSENKLKDLKMVEMNLNLQQIILQKNIIDNINYLNNINNLTYLNLSYNKIKIIDHICQLKNIKTLILAYNEIEKVPNLSSLQNLEVLILKNNMIEKFAKPAKEMRHLKKISLSFNKIREFYFGSHFSQVQELRLNNNKLINISKDILYMTNLKLLCIQNNFIINLDFLDYLSQLNYLKNIVLSDNPFFKKMNVHLLNELIKKLKYLKNINFVPIPPNRKFVNFPFDSSKNNSLNDENLNHMDCKPKFKQETKHYKKNILPVNKNSRNIFKRKQRN is encoded by the coding sequence ATGAATGAAACATATAATGAATCAAGGAACGATGTCGATTCAAGTTTGAGGATATTAagtattttaaaaatatcatCAATTATTAAAGATGGAGATATATCTAATTGTAAAGAgttaattttaaaaaatagaaatatagAAGAATGCGAAGAATTATATCAAATGAAgaatttacaaaaaatagATTTAAGCGAGAATAAATTAAAGGATTTAAAGATGGTTGAAATGAATTTAAATTTACAACAAATAATACTacaaaagaatataatagataatataaattatttaaataatataaataacttgacatatttaaatttgtcctataataaaattaaaataatagaTCATATTTGccaattaaaaaatattaagaCATTAATATTAGCATATAATGAAATAGAAAAAGTTCCGAATTTATCAAGTTTACAAAATTTAGAagtattaatattaaaaaataatatgatagAAAAATTTGCGAAACCAGCTAAAGAAATGAGACatcttaaaaaaatatccctctcttttaataaaataagagAATTCTATTTTGGTTCTCATTTTTCTCAAGTACAAGAATTAAGgttaaataataacaagCTAATAAATATTAGCAAGGATATTCTATATATGACAAATTTAAAACTTTTATgtatacaaaataattttattataaatcTAGATTTTTTAGATTATTTAAGTcaattaaattatttaaaaaatatcgTACTTTCAGATAATCCCTTTTTTAAGAAAATGAAtgttcatttattaaatgaattaatcaaaaaattaaaatatttaaaaaatattaactTTGTTCCAATACCTCCAAATAGGAAATTTGTAAATTTTCCTTTTGATTcatcaaaaaataattccttaaatgatgaaaatttaAATCATATGGATTGTAAACCAAAATTTAAGCAAGAAACAAAAcactataaaaaaaatatactaCCAGTCAACAAAAATAGTCGCAATATTTTTAAGCGAAAACAGAGAAACTAA
- a CDS encoding aminomethyltransferase, putative produces MNKYFLCKLKNRTLIQLWGKDSFKFLQSLTTNDLNKIISESDFILHKNLPENLLCNNYDSYIYDINNKRTNYEKNAVGLPSLFLLNNGKILYDCFIYNIKYSYEKNLFFSLFYIDCNIHILNFLLDLLEKRKLSCDVYFKNIKNINVYQFLSYTSLFNLHKKVIYTNTFEKDMRNTINNSLGIYNDNENSSLFLFFSKDQRSELLGYRIYEYNYKKEKVENDFPKNVNFIKNEEVANKISCNDNIIISNNFDNKFDNIINVFEKEEKIKFTSSFVYDYLKLNLGIIENLYTRDMYFSDMNNDKYDPGTYNNNIYKDIKINNDINKNVKKIKNERDLFTFKNLTPFDLNYDNLNYLTKEKGCYVGQEAINRTRNEIFISKYSLTLCINYDYHHMFYENIDNDPTKIYNNILYTKYLKDIKDNHLLKSSFLLLKNLMSSKQNESVTYEHEFDVIYNNDIKSDNTLKNFKIGHVFFYNHIIGICFLKKKKIENMKHNIFSTSSKIYITKNNYDESTHRIVLLPLEKI; encoded by the coding sequence atgaataaatattttttgtgtaaattaaaaaatcGAACCCTTATCCAACTGTGGGGTAAGGATTCCTTTAAATTTCTTCAGAGCCTTACAACAAATGACTtgaataaaattatatctGAGAGtgattttatattacataagAATTTACCtgaaaatttattatgtaataattatgattCCTATATTTATGATATCAATAATAAGAGGACAAATTATGAGAAAAATGCTGTAGGATTGccttctttatttttactaaACAATgggaaaatattatatgattgttttatatataatataaaatatagctatgaaaagaatttattttttagtttattttatatagaTTGTAATATccatatattaaatttcTTATTAGATTTATTAGAAAAACGGAAATTATCTTGTGATGtgtattttaaaaatattaaaaatattaatgttTACCAATTCTTATCATATAcatctttatttaatttacataaaaaagTGATATACACTAATACCTTTGAAAAAGATATGAGaaatacaataaataattcattaggaatatataatgataacGAGAATTCAtctctttttttgtttttttcgAAAGATCAAAGAAGTGAATTATTAGGTTATagaatatatgaatataattataaaaaggaaaaagtAGAAAATGATTTTCCTAAAAATGTGaatttcataaaaaatgaagaggtagcaaataaaatatcttgtaatgataacataataatatcaaataattttgataataaatttgataatattataaacgTTTTTGaaaaggaagaaaaaataaaatttacaAGTTCTTTTGtttatgattatttaaaattaaatttagGTATTATTGAAAATTTATACACAAGAGATATGTATTTTAGTGATATgaataatgataaatatgatCCAGGAacttataataataatatttataaagatataaaaataaataatgatataaataaaaatgtgaagaaaataaaaaacgAAAGAGATCTGTTcacttttaaaaatttaacaCCGTTCGACTTAAATTATGATAACTTAAATTATTTGACAAAAGAGAAAGGATGCTATGTTGGACAGGAAGCTATTAATAGAACGagaaatgaaatatttataagtaaatattctttaacattatgtataaattatgattatcatcatatgttttatgaaaatattgataatgatcctacaaaaatatataataatattttatatactaaatatttaaaagatataaaagataaccatttattaaaaagttcttttcttttactaaaaaatttaatgaGTTCTAAACAAAATGAATCAGTGACATATGAACATGAATTTgatgttatatataataatgatataaaatcagataatactttaaaaaattttaaaattggtcacgtttttttttataaccATATTATAGgtatatgttttttaaaaaaaaaaaaaattgaaaatatgaaacataatatattttctacaAGTTcgaaaatatatataacaaaaaacAATTATGATGAGTCTACTCATCGAATAGTTTTGCTCCCCTTGGAAAAAATTTAA
- a CDS encoding hypothetical protein (conserved Plasmodium protein, unknown function), with product MDSLFTININPDENVSIKKGKDNIKKYSKEGNDEEKSEEDDKLINFNINEISDENTFEMLGDLNENQIKQFINVRKNIRKYILKSFKKDQIINGRLENSEIEFLCDENKKNNDRIKLILRKDIINNVINNFTKDKQKRNKANDMNNRYFYLNSDEKGYNNNDDDDNYNEEEEDEKNFMDLFMDTDMFEKKINEENERINQADINDDKKLSDKNEDDDLHCGDKNEDDDLHCGYKNEDDDLHYGDKNENDDLHYGDKNENDDLHCGDKNKNDNLHCVDKKNEYHDEELAIVISKNSDEDKISVKNDNRSIEEKCIVPKTFNKVLFNFEEIIKNWKLNFPDINTENLFFHLFFLSELYKEKRYICQNCGSIECEKDPFMKTKCLNNFCFLCHKHISENMCHNTRSQYVSFKSHMSSFNDYRNVMYPYNYIPCLSCFTRKHMKCGFPPYIFAKNTYCYRKDYSFKSNRPYVLYMNNPLYIWDISNDKKNRIVDSTKNDNDISVINIKEHKYNTLYNHDKISDIYSIDDYDSDYYDHDLSFKNENEKNNMYENETFDNDIQKNKKKRKFSSYNLGNHNFDKMLNKKSRDDYNHDDIRKNFHYDNKHTNYRKEEDRNYSHKNKYNISYNNKYDNNINNKYNKYDENKQYTNDYLHSDDRNYVRNSVYEKKKNSLYMNNHNARNNNNDHYNLYNNNNNNNNNKYNNQEGHTSGLYKYKKSSKNISHNHVPQNSFNNLNTTSNKNNNKHNSSHNYEKKYSWNPKENGQYKNNNNKKKPENNHRKASGLYKNVY from the coding sequence ATGGATAGTCTTTTTacaattaatataaatccAGATGAAAATGtaagtataaaaaaaggaaaagataatattaagaaatataGCAAAGAAGGaaatgatgaagaaaagAGTGAAGAGGATGATAAACTAATAAactttaatataaatgaaataagTGATGAAAATACTTTTGAAATGTTAGGAGATTTAAATGAGAATCAAATAAAACAGTTTATAAATGTtaggaaaaatataagaaaatatattttaaaatcatttaaaaaagatCAAATTATAAATGGGCGTCTAGAAAACTCAGAAATAGAATTTTTGTgtgatgaaaataaaaagaacaaTGATCGAATCAAATTGATTTTAAGAAAAGATATAATTAACaatgtaataaataattttactAAGGATAAACAGAAAAGGAACAAGGCTAATGACATGAACAAtagatatttttatttaaattctgatgaaaaaggatataataacaatgatgatgatgataattataatgaagaagaagagGATGAGAAGAATTTTATGGATTTATTTATGGACACTGATATgtttgaaaaaaaaataaatgaagaaaatgaaagaaTTAATCAAGCAGATattaatgatgataaaaaattaagtgataaaaatgaagatgatgatTTACATTGTGgtgataaaaatgaagatgatgatTTACATTGTggttataaaaatgaagatgatgatTTACATTATGgtgataaaaatgaaaatgatgatTTACATTATGgtgataaaaatgaaaatgatgatTTACATTGTggtgataaaaataaaaacgaTAATTTACATTGTgttgataaaaaaaatgaatacCATGATGAAGAACTAGCTATTGTAATTTCCAAAAATAGTGATGAGGATAAAATCTCGGTTAAGAATGATAATAGATCAATTGAAGAAAAGTGTATTGTGCCAAAAACGTTTAATAAGGTACTCTTTAATTTCGaggaaattataaaaaattggAAGTTAAATTTCCCAGATATCAATACAGAAAATctcttttttcatttattttttttatcagaattatataaggagaaaagatatatatgcCAAAATTGTGGTTCAATAGAATGTGAAAAAGATCCTTTTATGAAGACTAAATgtttaaataatttctGTTTCTTATGTCATAAACATATATCAGAGAATATGTGTCATAATACAAGATCACAATATGTATCATTTAAATCACATATGAGTTCATTTAATGATTATAGAAATGTAATGTATCCATATAACTATATTCCCTGTTTAAGTTGTTTCACAAGAAAACATATGAAGTGTGGGTTCCctccatatatatttgcCAAAAATACTTATTGTTATAGAAAAGACTATAGTTTTAAATCAAATAGACcatatgttttatatatgaataatccattatatatatgggATATTTCGAatgataagaaaaataGAATTGTTGATAGTACGAAGaatgataatgatataagtgttataaatataaaagagcataaatataataccTTGTATAACCATGATAAAATTTCTGATATATATAGCATTGATGATTATGATAGTGATTACTATGATCACGATTTATCctttaaaaatgaaaatgaaaaaaataatatgtatgaaAATGAGACATTTGATAATGATATTcagaaaaataaaaaaaaaagaaagttTTCTTCTTATAATTTAGGAAACCATAATTTTGATAAAAtgttaaataaaaaatctAGAGATGACTATAACCATGATGACATTAGAAAAAACTTTcattatgataataaacATACAAATTATAGGAAAGAGGAAGATAGAAATTATAgtcataaaaataaatataatatttcatataataacaaatatgataataatattaataataaatataacaaatatgatgaaaataaacAGTACACAAATGATTACTTACACAGTGACGATCGTAATTATGTTCGCAATTCTGTatacgaaaaaaaaaaaaatagtttatatatgaataatcACAATGcaagaaataataataacgatcattataatttatataataataataataataataataataataaatataataatcaagAGGGACACACATCAggattatataaatacaaaaaatcATCAAAGAATATATCACATAATCACGTGCCTCAGAATTCctttaataatttaaacaCTACTTctaacaaaaataataataaacataattCTTCACACAACTatgagaaaaaatattcttggaatccaaaagaaaatggacaatataaaaataataacaataagAAAAAGCCCGAAAATAATCATAGGAAAGCTAGTGGTttgtataaaaatgtatacTAA